CAGGTTTCATGGCCTTCCAGCGTGTGTACCTTGACCAGTTTATCGGCGTAACGCCTGCCAGAGTTGGCGTCAGGCGTCACCTGCTGCAGCTCTTTGTCGAGCGAGGTATAACCCTGGCGCCAGTCGATCTCTGCCGGGATATGCGGGAACAGCAGTTCCAGAAACTCCTTGAAATAGCCATCCAGGGCGATTTTTCAAGGGCTGTCGTGATCGGTGGTGCGATCCGTATCGGTGTCGGTCATGGGGCCTCCTGTTTGCTGAGCACAGGATAGCAGCTTGGCCTTCGCAACGGGAAGTTGACGCTCAGGCCCTTTGAGGTGGATGGCCTGCCTTAAGCCGTAGGGGTGGCCGCCGACAGCACCTGCATCCATTCGGGCGTCAGTGTGACTCCCAGGTATTCAACCCTGTCCACTTTATCCACAGGCAGACCCTGCTGCATAATCTCTCTTGCTGTACACATCACCACAAGCGACGTAACGCTTTTGTTGCGCAGCGCCGCCCTGACGGCCGGCCAGGGCTCTGCAGGTTCACACGCGAACAGCGCTTCACCGACACGCAGCAGGTCGCCACAGGCCAGGGCCTCACCGGCAGGAAGCGGCGTATGTTTCAGCTGTTCCCGTTCAGCTCCCAGACGGTCTTCCGTCACGACGTGAAGCGTCAACGCTATACGCTGCGGTATATCGCCCAACACCATGTGACCGATACGGCTTTCACTCCAGCCCGCCGCGACACAAGCATCCAGTCCCGGCGTTGTGTTGATTTCGATAAAGGCACCGACACCCATGGCGGGTGGCGCACTGATATCCGTCGTGATGTAGTCCAGCCCGGCGGTTGCAATGCCGAATGTTTGGGCAACCTGTTCCGCCATCGCTTTGAGCTGGGGGTGGACCTGATCGGTATAGTCATCGCAACTGCCGCCAGTCGACAGGTTGGCATTGCTGCGCAGAGACAGCCGTTGGCCCGCTGGCAGGCACGTATCCAGTGTCATACCCTGCGCAGCCAGATGCGCCACCAAATAGTGATCCTTCATAATGGGACGCAGGTAACGGCTTTTAACCAGGTTGGCGGATCGGGTCCGGTTCAGTTCATCCACCAACTCGGTTACCGTTGAGTGACCATCCCCTGTCACGCAGGCAGGACGGCGCCGGATCGCGGCAACCAGCTGGCCCGACACCAAAACCAAGCGGTAATCATCGCCGGGTTGATGCGACTCGATCATCAAAGGCCCGGTGGGGGCGAAGCGCCGGGCGTGGCTGTAAGCAGCCTCCAGACCCGCCTGATCGGTAATGGCAGCCGTAACCCCCTTGCCACCCCCACACGAAACCGGTTTAACCACACAGGGGTATCCGATCCGCTGCGCCGCTTCATGTAACTGGGCGGTGTCATTCACTCTTTCGAAACGTGGCGTGGGTAAGCCCAGTGACTGAAATATCTGTTTGGATAGTGGTTTATCGCTCTGCCAACGGCTACCCAGTGCCGCATCATCATTCGAGAAAGACTCGAAAAACACCCGGCTGTGTTTACCCCAGCCGAACTGCCAAAACCGGCTACCAGGCACAAAAGGCAACACGGGGATATTATGTGCCCGTGCCGCCACCCGGAGTATACGGGCCTGATAGTCGGGGTGATGCCGGCGACATGCCTGCTCCAGGTCGGCCAATCGAGCATTCAATGCCTGCATATCCAGAGAACCGTTCTGAACCGCAGTTAAGGTGCGAAGGCCCCGTTCAAACACCGCACGGGACAGCTGAGGCTCATGAAAGCCAAGCCAGCAGCACAGACGGCC
This DNA window, taken from Marinobacterium iners, encodes the following:
- a CDS encoding ATP-grasp domain-containing protein, whose translation is MSIQMQLSWQHEFHGPNPFTTEPVVVAVLDLESARTPLTWAAAAEFTRRFTAWVDGTTSESNGQADACDSVAILQAVIQWSLGVLNDVRGDLQAGGVRRDLSGRLCCWLGFHEPQLSRAVFERGLRTLTAVQNGSLDMQALNARLADLEQACRRHHPDYQARILRVAARAHNIPVLPFVPGSRFWQFGWGKHSRVFFESFSNDDAALGSRWQSDKPLSKQIFQSLGLPTPRFERVNDTAQLHEAAQRIGYPCVVKPVSCGGGKGVTAAITDQAGLEAAYSHARRFAPTGPLMIESHQPGDDYRLVLVSGQLVAAIRRRPACVTGDGHSTVTELVDELNRTRSANLVKSRYLRPIMKDHYLVAHLAAQGMTLDTCLPAGQRLSLRSNANLSTGGSCDDYTDQVHPQLKAMAEQVAQTFGIATAGLDYITTDISAPPAMGVGAFIEINTTPGLDACVAAGWSESRIGHMVLGDIPQRIALTLHVVTEDRLGAEREQLKHTPLPAGEALACGDLLRVGEALFACEPAEPWPAVRAALRNKSVTSLVVMCTAREIMQQGLPVDKVDRVEYLGVTLTPEWMQVLSAATPTA